In Notamacropus eugenii isolate mMacEug1 chromosome 1, mMacEug1.pri_v2, whole genome shotgun sequence, one genomic interval encodes:
- the OST4 gene encoding dolichyl-diphosphooligosaccharide--protein glycosyltransferase subunit 4, which yields MITDVQLAIFANMLGVSLFLLVVLYHYVAVNNPKKQE from the coding sequence ATGATCACGGACGTGCAGCTGGCCATCTTCGCCAACATGCTGGGCGTGTCGCTCTTCCTGCTCGTGGTCCTCTATCACTACGTGGCGGTCAATAACCCCAAGAAGCAGGAGTGA